In Crassostrea angulata isolate pt1a10 chromosome 6, ASM2561291v2, whole genome shotgun sequence, a genomic segment contains:
- the LOC128190580 gene encoding WW domain-containing oxidoreductase-like isoform X3 produces MAAPMVDTDSDDELPPGWEERVSAQGQVYYANHETKETQWEHPRSGKKKTIKGDLPYGWEKQITDDGVIIFVDHINKKTTYTDPRLAFAEDEKKTPFDFKQKFDGNSTALQVVQGQDLSGKYAIVTGANSGIGFETARTLAYFGATVILSCRNLDAANKCKQMILEDRPSAKIEVMHLDLASLKSVRMFAEEYRSKKWPLHMLILNAAVFGLPYTKTEDDLEMTFQVNHLAQFYLTKLLWEILATSSPSRVVIVSSESHRFSDISGESISESMLSPGRSVYQDLRAYNNSKLCNVLFSLHLNKLLSDKGVLSNSLHPGNVMSTSLSRHWWLYRVIYLLARPFSKSLQQGAATTIFCAVSSQLDGVGGLYFNNCCRCVPSRAGCDENLALRLWNLSERMLQKALDQGIGD; encoded by the exons ATGGCGGCGCCCATGGTTGACACCGATAGTGACGATGAATTACCTCCTGGGTGGGAAGAACGGGTCTCCGCACAAGGACAAGTGTACTATGCAAA TCATGAAACAAAAGAAACACAATGGGAGCATCCCCGTTCCGGTAAAAAGAAGACGATTAAAGGAG ATTTACCTTATGGCTGGGAAAAACAAATTACTGATGATGGAGTTATTATATTTGTTGA TCATATAAACAAAAAGACTACATACACAGATCCAAGGTTAGCCTTTGCTGAGGATGAAAAGAAAACACCCTTTGACTTTAAACAGAAATTTGATGGCAACAGCACTGCTTTACAAGTGGTCCAAGGACAAGACCTCTCTGGAAAATATGCAATTGTAACTGGAGCTAACAGTGGAATTG GATTTGAGACTGCTAGAACTCTTGCATATTTTGGAGCAACAGTGATATTGTCCTGTCGGAACCTCGATGCAGCTAACAAGTGCAAACAAATGATACTAGAGGACAGACCATCCGCCAAAATAGAAGTCATGCATCTGGACCTTGCCTCTCTGAAAAGTGTCCGCATGTTTGCTGAAGAATACAGATCCAAAAAGTG GCCTCTGCATATGTTGATTTTGAATGCTGCTGTGTTTGGTTTACCTTACACCAAAACAGAGGATGACCTTGAGATGACCTTTCAGGTCAACCACCTGGCCCAGTTTTACCTGACCAAGCTTCTGTGGGAGATACTTGCCACATCTTCACCTTCTCGAGTTGTCATCGTGTCGTCAGAGTCACACAG GTTTAGTGATATATCAGGGGAAAGCATCAGCGAGAGCATGTTATCTCCAGGGAGAAGTGTTTATCAGGACCTTCGAGCATACAACAATTCCAAACTGTGCAATGTGTTATTTTCTCTCCACCTGAACAAACTGTTGTCAGATAAAGGTGTCCTCAGTAACTCGCTGCATCCTGGTAATGTCATGTCCACAAGCCTCTCAAGACACTGGTGGTTATACAGAGTAATCTATCTTCTGGCCAGACCTTTCTCAAAATCTCTG CAACAAGGTGCTGCCACCACCATCTTTTGTGCAGTCTCGTCACAGCTGGATGGAGTGGGGGGCTTATACTTTAACAACTGTTGCCGCTGTGTGCCCTCGAGGGCAGGCTGTGATGAGAACCTGGCCCTAAGACTGTGGAATCTGAGTGAGAGGATGTTACAGAAAGCTCTGGACCAAGGAATCGGGGACTAG
- the LOC128190580 gene encoding WW domain-containing oxidoreductase-like isoform X2, protein MAAPIVDTDSDDELPPGWEERVSAQGQVYYANHETKETQWEHPRSGKKKTIKGDLPYGWEKQITDDGVIIFVDHINKKTTYTDPRLAFAEDEKKTPFDFKQKFDGNSTALQVVQGQDLSGKYAIVTGANSGIGFETARTLAYFGATVILSCRNLDAANKCKQMILEDRPSAKIEVMHLDLASLKSVRMFAEEYRSKKWPLHMLILNAAVFGLPYTKTEDDLEMTFQVNHLAQFYLTKLLWEILATSSPSRVVIVSSESHRFSDISGESISESMLSPGRSVYQDLRAYNNSKLCNVLFSLHLNKLLSDKGVLSNSLHPGNVMSTSLSRHWWLYRVIYLLARPFSKSLQQGAATTIFCAVSSQLDGVGGLYFNNCCRCVPSRAGCDENLALRLWNLSERMLQKALDQGIGD, encoded by the exons ATGGCGGCGCCCATTGTTGACACCGATAGTGACGATGAATTACCTCCTGGGTGGGAAGAACGGGTCTCCGCACAAGGACAAGTGTACTATGCAAA TCATGAAACAAAAGAAACACAATGGGAGCATCCCCGTTCCGGTAAAAAGAAGACGATTAAAGGAG ATTTACCTTATGGCTGGGAAAAACAAATTACTGATGATGGAGTTATTATATTTGTTGA TCATATAAACAAAAAGACTACATACACAGATCCAAGGTTAGCCTTTGCTGAGGATGAAAAGAAAACACCCTTTGACTTTAAACAGAAATTTGATGGCAACAGCACTGCTTTACAAGTGGTCCAAGGACAAGACCTCTCTGGAAAATATGCAATTGTAACTGGAGCTAACAGTGGAATTG GATTTGAGACTGCTAGAACTCTTGCATATTTTGGAGCAACAGTGATATTGTCCTGTCGGAACCTCGATGCAGCTAACAAGTGCAAACAAATGATACTAGAGGACAGACCATCCGCCAAAATAGAAGTCATGCATCTGGACCTTGCCTCTCTGAAAAGTGTCCGCATGTTTGCTGAAGAATACAGATCCAAAAAGTG GCCTCTGCATATGTTGATTTTGAATGCTGCTGTGTTTGGTTTACCTTACACCAAAACAGAGGATGACCTTGAGATGACCTTTCAGGTCAACCACCTGGCCCAGTTTTACCTGACCAAGCTTCTGTGGGAGATACTTGCCACATCTTCACCTTCTCGAGTTGTCATCGTGTCGTCAGAGTCACACAG GTTTAGTGATATATCAGGGGAAAGCATCAGCGAGAGCATGTTATCTCCAGGGAGAAGTGTTTATCAGGACCTTCGAGCATACAACAATTCCAAACTGTGCAATGTGTTATTTTCTCTCCACCTGAACAAACTGTTGTCAGATAAAGGTGTCCTCAGTAACTCGCTGCATCCTGGTAATGTCATGTCCACAAGCCTCTCAAGACACTGGTGGTTATACAGAGTAATCTATCTTCTGGCCAGACCTTTCTCAAAATCTCTG CAACAAGGTGCTGCCACCACCATCTTTTGTGCAGTCTCGTCACAGCTGGATGGAGTGGGGGGCTTATACTTTAACAACTGTTGCCGCTGTGTGCCCTCGAGGGCAGGCTGTGATGAGAACCTGGCCCTAAGACTGTGGAATCTGAGTGAGAGGATGTTACAGAAAGCTCTGGACCAAGGAATCGGGGACTAG
- the LOC128190580 gene encoding WW domain-containing oxidoreductase-like isoform X1: MINLSILCLLLYRQLYVNIDENVLICIAFCYAFKKFMNKYGFCIAKRSEKEEILKLNILMSREKVEKCMLMCCKTAVKFFNSHETKETQWEHPRSGKKKTIKGDLPYGWEKQITDDGVIIFVDHINKKTTYTDPRLAFAEDEKKTPFDFKQKFDGNSTALQVVQGQDLSGKYAIVTGANSGIGFETARTLAYFGATVILSCRNLDAANKCKQMILEDRPSAKIEVMHLDLASLKSVRMFAEEYRSKKWPLHMLILNAAVFGLPYTKTEDDLEMTFQVNHLAQFYLTKLLWEILATSSPSRVVIVSSESHRFSDISGESISESMLSPGRSVYQDLRAYNNSKLCNVLFSLHLNKLLSDKGVLSNSLHPGNVMSTSLSRHWWLYRVIYLLARPFSKSLQQGAATTIFCAVSSQLDGVGGLYFNNCCRCVPSRAGCDENLALRLWNLSERMLQKALDQGIGD; the protein is encoded by the exons ATGATAAACCTTTCCATTTTATGTTTATTGCTTTATCGACAGCTATATGTTAACATTGATGAGAATGTCTTGATTTGCATTGCTTTTTGTTATGCATTTAAGAAGTTTATGAATAAATATGGATTTTGTATTGCTAAAAGATCAGAGAAAgaagagattttaaaattaaatatattaatgtcACGTGAGAAGGTGGAAAAATGTATGCTCATGTGTTGTAAAACAGCAGTTAAATTCTTTAACAGTCATGAAACAAAAGAAACACAATGGGAGCATCCCCGTTCCGGTAAAAAGAAGACGATTAAAGGAG ATTTACCTTATGGCTGGGAAAAACAAATTACTGATGATGGAGTTATTATATTTGTTGA TCATATAAACAAAAAGACTACATACACAGATCCAAGGTTAGCCTTTGCTGAGGATGAAAAGAAAACACCCTTTGACTTTAAACAGAAATTTGATGGCAACAGCACTGCTTTACAAGTGGTCCAAGGACAAGACCTCTCTGGAAAATATGCAATTGTAACTGGAGCTAACAGTGGAATTG GATTTGAGACTGCTAGAACTCTTGCATATTTTGGAGCAACAGTGATATTGTCCTGTCGGAACCTCGATGCAGCTAACAAGTGCAAACAAATGATACTAGAGGACAGACCATCCGCCAAAATAGAAGTCATGCATCTGGACCTTGCCTCTCTGAAAAGTGTCCGCATGTTTGCTGAAGAATACAGATCCAAAAAGTG GCCTCTGCATATGTTGATTTTGAATGCTGCTGTGTTTGGTTTACCTTACACCAAAACAGAGGATGACCTTGAGATGACCTTTCAGGTCAACCACCTGGCCCAGTTTTACCTGACCAAGCTTCTGTGGGAGATACTTGCCACATCTTCACCTTCTCGAGTTGTCATCGTGTCGTCAGAGTCACACAG GTTTAGTGATATATCAGGGGAAAGCATCAGCGAGAGCATGTTATCTCCAGGGAGAAGTGTTTATCAGGACCTTCGAGCATACAACAATTCCAAACTGTGCAATGTGTTATTTTCTCTCCACCTGAACAAACTGTTGTCAGATAAAGGTGTCCTCAGTAACTCGCTGCATCCTGGTAATGTCATGTCCACAAGCCTCTCAAGACACTGGTGGTTATACAGAGTAATCTATCTTCTGGCCAGACCTTTCTCAAAATCTCTG CAACAAGGTGCTGCCACCACCATCTTTTGTGCAGTCTCGTCACAGCTGGATGGAGTGGGGGGCTTATACTTTAACAACTGTTGCCGCTGTGTGCCCTCGAGGGCAGGCTGTGATGAGAACCTGGCCCTAAGACTGTGGAATCTGAGTGAGAGGATGTTACAGAAAGCTCTGGACCAAGGAATCGGGGACTAG
- the LOC128190579 gene encoding uncharacterized protein LOC128190579 isoform X2, with product MSTDVEKTRQNLIRKINDLKAIIENASKEKSRTNFSDGTIYTQKVTKSGTQSPENQSNSFRSNNKGPNSKGECKEIREVPLNIQNQKFKCMRNPVSIKNGQRESFRDKDLHCIEASEQRTEKEALKNRLKETEENIKKLKMCIAEKRAVQKEKIKILDSKCVSKIVVDNNMHKGKLPSNKNGPSKIEFKSATPISDLISSNMQRLGKRENTLDSVDDRDYSNPESSKVQHVYKPHWQQSKPQWKQTNTQWQQPKPHWQQPKPHWQQPKPHWQKPETQWQSTSSLKVKSVTPISDLITKNLQQQTGKQFEMKQSFTKSYPGERHDLSDKELFKAKTSASFQKSPKRLTIKTITPISDQISRNLAKKTTLKYPKFPKDKKWSKKSASVRSSTISSSQYSWNLKPKPDSQYRWHSKSQKAANVIKSKYKISYSINKNNFWKSKPAHSPGNVWKNYLGFHKARSKHEKYSTRFNYTTWKSGVATTWRGYRHKSKINSSARKSRYQLDKRVKVPSVRTGQVTRAMASVLQGQCLVMIDGRVYRTSQSQLAGGHTSSPGQARKVSATRRSLSLAPFANRKWKSQFLTKSANSPVANARILASRVLQRSIHTVATKSKKKRAEQYCMFYNRFGKCNRGDKCKYRHDPEKVAVCTRFLRGTCSIVDCPFSHKVDKEKMPVCSYFLRGVCSRENCPYLHVKVNKNAKVCQDFLQGFCSKGAKCTKSHTLVCQMFAATGSCPDGAKCKLQHRKQKTRKRKSEAIASSSVVEELLDEQEPDSENLTVPVKAKKLPAFISINKPTRGDQNVDASMQMTIENSGQTKTSLRSKYKPYITAVYKEMGFPRGLVVARSFRQSGRMVVVPLDHRRFFSERNERKILFRKYRVEPTRGAGQLISNMEADQHLANDYISEFDLDQLLDHPAIKKETDNRFADCCGSTVNAPVTASAKMTRPTAPAPTGHSVPPSPSYTESVPPSPTTENEQLMEDISWLTQSVTGFDSASDSSSNQSDVDMLISSSPEFVKNFSKYLVSGVEAGKGELQCTPPIQEENAKFKRSLSNASTDSNFSSVSSNMADEDRVALKIKNNFKGSRKHSSLNKKLEPLEDEELVMLPVRELNRRLQGMSKEEVQKLKQKRRTLKNRGYAQNCRSKRMQQRNVLEKTNKSLEQQVQQLQRQLGLLTREKEFYKQQCELLGAQCSLITQARKRDGSLTDGSVSSYPSSPE from the exons ATGTCAACTGATGTCGAGAAaaccagacaaaatttaatccgtaaaattaatgatttgaaaG ctataattGAGAATGCATCCAAGGAGAAGTCAAGAACTAATTTTTCTGATGGCACCATCTACACCCAGAAAGTCACGAAATCTGGCACACAGTCACCAGAAAACCAAAGCAATTCATTCAGAAGCAATAACAAAGGGCCCAATTCTAAGGGAGAGTGTAAAGAAATAAGGGAAGTTCCATTGAATATTCAGAATCAAAAATTTAAGTGCATGCGCAATCCAGTGAGTATTAAAAATGGTCAGAGAGAGTCATTCAGAGACAAAGACCTTCACTGTATTGAAGCAAGTGAACAAAGGACAGAAAAAGAGGCACTGAAGAACAGGTTGAAGGAgactgaagaaaatatcaaaaaacTGAAAATGTGCATTGCTGAGAAAAGAGCTGTACAGaaggaaaaaatcaaaattctcgATTCCAAATGTGTATCCAAAATTGTTGTAGATAACAATATGCACAAAGGAAAATTACCATCAAATAAAAATGGTCCATCAAAAATAGAGTTCAAATCAGCCACACCTATTTCAGACCTCATTTCTTCCAATATGCAAAGACTGGGTAAAAGGGAGAACACTCTTGACTCAGTTGATGACAGGGACTATAGCAACCCTGAATCTTCCAAAGTACAGCATGTTTATAAACCTCATTGGCAGCAATCTAAACCTCAGTGGAAGCAAACTAATACTCAATGGCAGCAACCTAAACCTCATTGGCAGCAACCAAAACCTCATTGGCAGCAACCTAAACCTCATTGGCAGAAACCTGAAACTCAGTGGCAATCTACAAGTTCTCTAAAGGTCAAATCAGTAACTCCTATATCAGACCTCATTACAAAGAATTTACAACAACAGACAGGAAAACAATTTGAGATGAAGCAGTCATTTACTAAAAGTTATCCTGGGGAAAGGCATGATCTCTCAGATAAAGAACTATTCAAAGCCAAAACCAGTGCGTCTTTTCAGAAAAGTCCAAAGAGGTTGACTATCAAAACTATTACTCCTATCAGTGATCAGATATCCAGGAATCTTGCCAAGAAGACAACCTTAAAGTATCCTAAATTCCCCAAAGACAAAAAATGGTCTAAAAAGAGTGCATCAGTTAGGTCCAGTACAATATCATCTAGTCAATACAGCTGGAATTTGAAACCAAAACCAGACAGTCAATATAGATGGCATTCCAAATCACAAAAAGCTGCAAATgtcataaaatcaaagtacaaaATTTCATAcagtataaacaaaaataatttctggAAATCGAAGCCAGCACATAGCCCCGGAAATGTATGGAAAAATTATCTTGGATTTCACAAAGCAAGGTCAAAGCATGAAAAATATTCAACCCGTTTCAATTACACTACATGGAAAAGTGGAG TAGCAACAACATGGAGGGGATACAGACATAAATCAAAAATCAACTCATCAGCTAGGAAATCAAG GTATCAGCTTGACAAGCGAGTGAAGGTGCCCTCGGTGAGGACTGGCCAGGTGACCCGTGCCATGGCCTCCGTCCTTCAGGGTCAGTGTCTAGTGATGATAGACGGCCGAGTGTACAGAACCAGTCAGTCTCAACTAGCTGGGGGACATACCTCATCCCCAGGCCAAGCCAGAAAAG TCTCTGCAACAAGAAGGTCACTTTCTCTTGCTCCATTTGCAAACAGAAAATGGAAGTCCCAGTTTCTTACAAAGTCTGCCAATTCCCCAGTAGCTAATGCAAGAATACTGGCAAG CCGAGTTTTACAGAGAAGTATTCATACAGTAGCcacaaaatcaaagaaaaagagAGCGGAGCAATATTGCATGTTTTACAACAGGTTTGGTAAATGCAATCGAGGAGATAAGTGTAAATATAGACATGACCCTGAAAAAGTGGCAGTATGTACAAG GTTTCTGCGTGGAACATGCTCCATTGTTGACTGCCCCTTTTCTCACAAAGTGGACAAGGAGAAAATGCCTGTCTGCTCATATTTCTTGAGAGGTGTCTGTAGCAGAGAGAACTGCCCGTACCTTCATGTTAAGGTCAACAAAAATGCTAAAGTTTGTCAGGATTTCCTACAGGGTTTTTGTTCAAAGGGGGCAAAG TGCACAAAGAGCCATACATTAGTTTGCCAAATGTTTGCTGCCACTGGATCTTGTCCAGATGGAGCTAAGTGTAAACTCCAGCACCGCAAACAGAAAACTAGGAAAAGGAAATCTGAGGCCATTGCCAG taGTTCAGTGGTGGAGGAACTGCTTGATGAACAAGAACCAGACTCGGAAAACTTAACTGTACCTGTGAAAGCCAAGAAACTACCAGCCTTTATTTCTATCAACAAGCCAACAAGAGGGGACCAAAATGTTGATGCTAGCATGCAAATGACCATAGAAAATTCAGGACAAACCAAAA CAAGCCTGCGTTCTAAATATAAGCCTTACATCACAGCAGTATATAAAGAGATGGGATTCCCCCGCGGCCTCGTTGTTGCTCGCTCCTTCCGTCAGTCAGGTCGTATGGTGGTTGTGCCCTTGGACCACCGTCGATTTTTCTCTGAGCGGAACGAAAGAAAGATTCTT TTCCGCAAATATCGAGTCGAGCCTACACGAGGAGCCGGCCAGCTGATTTCCAATATGGAGGCCGACCAACATTTAGCTAACGACTACATATCCGAATTCGACCTCGACCAATTGCTTGATCATCCCGCAATAAAGAAGGAAACGGACAACAGATTTGCGGATTGTTGTGGGTCTACCGTCAATGCTCCTGTGACGGCCTCGGCGAAGATGACCAGGCCGACCGCACCTGCCCCAACAGGGCACAGTGTGCCCCCGTCGCCAAGTTACACCGAGAGTGTACCCCCGAGTCCTACCACTGAAAATGAACAATTGATGGAGGATATTAGTTGGCTAACCCAAAGTGTCACCGGCTTTGATTCTGCCTCTGATAGCTCAAGTAACCAAAGCGACGTGGACATGCTCATTTCATCCAGTCCCGAATTCGTAAAAAATTTCAGCAAGTATTTGGTATCTGGGGTTGAGGCAGGCAAGGGGGAATTACAGTGCACACCACCTATACAAGaagaaaatgcaaaatttaaacgCTCTCTAAGCAATGCGAGTACCGACAGCAATTTCAGTTCTGTGTCGTCAAACATGGCCGACGAAGACAGAGTTgcgttaaaaataaaaaataactttaaaggATCGAGAAAACACAgctctttaaacaaaaaattggaGCCTTTAGAGGATGAGGAGCTAGTGATGCTACCAGTGCGCGAACTCAATCGTCGTTTGCAGGGAATGTCAAAGGAGGAAGTGCAGAAACTAAAACAAAAACGCAGGACATTAAAAAATCGAGGTTACGCGCAAAACTGCAGATCAAAAAGAATGCAACAACGCAACGTATTAGAGAAAACAAACAAGTCTCTTGAGCAACAAGTGCAGCAACTACAGAGGCAGCTCGGCTTGCTGACCCGCGAGAAGGAGTTTTACAAGCAGCAATGCGAACTTCTCGGGGCTCAATGCAGTCTCATTACACAGGCAAGGAAGCGTGACGGATCACTCACCGATGGCTCCGTATCCAGCTACCCAAGTTCTCCCGAGTAA
- the LOC128190579 gene encoding uncharacterized protein LOC128190579 isoform X1, translated as MSTDVEKTRQNLIRKINDLKAIIENASKEKSRTNFSDGTIYTQKVTKSGTQSPENQSNSFRSNNKGPNSKGECKEIREVPLNIQNQKFKCMRNPVSIKNGQRESFRDKDLHCIEASEQRTEKEALKNRLKETEENIKKLKMCIAEKRAVQKEKIKILDSKCVSKIVVDNNMHKGKLPSNKNGPSKIEFKSATPISDLISSNMQRLGKRENTLDSVDDRDYSNPESSKVQHVYKPHWQQSKPQWKQTNTQWQQPKPHWQQPKPHWQQPKPHWQKPETQWQSTSSLKVKSVTPISDLITKNLQQQTGKQFEMKQSFTKSYPGERHDLSDKELFKAKTSASFQKSPKRLTIKTITPISDQISRNLAKKTTLKYPKFPKDKKWSKKSASVRSSTISSSQYSWNLKPKPDSQYRWHSKSQKAANVIKSKYKISYSINKNNFWKSKPAHSPGNVWKNYLGFHKARSKHEKYSTRFNYTTWKSGVATTWRGYRHKSKINSSARKSRYQLDKRVKVPSVRTGQVTRAMASVLQGQCLVMIDGRVYRTSQSQLAGGHTSSPGQARKVSATRRSLSLAPFANRKWKSQFLTKSANSPVANARILASRVLQRSIHTVATKSKKKRAEQYCMFYNRFGKCNRGDKCKYRHDPEKVAVCTRFLRGTCSIVDCPFSHKVDKEKMPVCSYFLRGVCSRENCPYLHVKVNKNAKVCQDFLQGFCSKGAKCTKSHTLVCQMFAATGSCPDGAKCKLQHRKQKTRKRKSEAIASSSVVEELLDEQEPDSENLTVPVKAKKLPAFISINKPTRGDQNVDASMQMTIENSGQTKKLKIKPEFLS; from the exons ATGTCAACTGATGTCGAGAAaaccagacaaaatttaatccgtaaaattaatgatttgaaaG ctataattGAGAATGCATCCAAGGAGAAGTCAAGAACTAATTTTTCTGATGGCACCATCTACACCCAGAAAGTCACGAAATCTGGCACACAGTCACCAGAAAACCAAAGCAATTCATTCAGAAGCAATAACAAAGGGCCCAATTCTAAGGGAGAGTGTAAAGAAATAAGGGAAGTTCCATTGAATATTCAGAATCAAAAATTTAAGTGCATGCGCAATCCAGTGAGTATTAAAAATGGTCAGAGAGAGTCATTCAGAGACAAAGACCTTCACTGTATTGAAGCAAGTGAACAAAGGACAGAAAAAGAGGCACTGAAGAACAGGTTGAAGGAgactgaagaaaatatcaaaaaacTGAAAATGTGCATTGCTGAGAAAAGAGCTGTACAGaaggaaaaaatcaaaattctcgATTCCAAATGTGTATCCAAAATTGTTGTAGATAACAATATGCACAAAGGAAAATTACCATCAAATAAAAATGGTCCATCAAAAATAGAGTTCAAATCAGCCACACCTATTTCAGACCTCATTTCTTCCAATATGCAAAGACTGGGTAAAAGGGAGAACACTCTTGACTCAGTTGATGACAGGGACTATAGCAACCCTGAATCTTCCAAAGTACAGCATGTTTATAAACCTCATTGGCAGCAATCTAAACCTCAGTGGAAGCAAACTAATACTCAATGGCAGCAACCTAAACCTCATTGGCAGCAACCAAAACCTCATTGGCAGCAACCTAAACCTCATTGGCAGAAACCTGAAACTCAGTGGCAATCTACAAGTTCTCTAAAGGTCAAATCAGTAACTCCTATATCAGACCTCATTACAAAGAATTTACAACAACAGACAGGAAAACAATTTGAGATGAAGCAGTCATTTACTAAAAGTTATCCTGGGGAAAGGCATGATCTCTCAGATAAAGAACTATTCAAAGCCAAAACCAGTGCGTCTTTTCAGAAAAGTCCAAAGAGGTTGACTATCAAAACTATTACTCCTATCAGTGATCAGATATCCAGGAATCTTGCCAAGAAGACAACCTTAAAGTATCCTAAATTCCCCAAAGACAAAAAATGGTCTAAAAAGAGTGCATCAGTTAGGTCCAGTACAATATCATCTAGTCAATACAGCTGGAATTTGAAACCAAAACCAGACAGTCAATATAGATGGCATTCCAAATCACAAAAAGCTGCAAATgtcataaaatcaaagtacaaaATTTCATAcagtataaacaaaaataatttctggAAATCGAAGCCAGCACATAGCCCCGGAAATGTATGGAAAAATTATCTTGGATTTCACAAAGCAAGGTCAAAGCATGAAAAATATTCAACCCGTTTCAATTACACTACATGGAAAAGTGGAG TAGCAACAACATGGAGGGGATACAGACATAAATCAAAAATCAACTCATCAGCTAGGAAATCAAG GTATCAGCTTGACAAGCGAGTGAAGGTGCCCTCGGTGAGGACTGGCCAGGTGACCCGTGCCATGGCCTCCGTCCTTCAGGGTCAGTGTCTAGTGATGATAGACGGCCGAGTGTACAGAACCAGTCAGTCTCAACTAGCTGGGGGACATACCTCATCCCCAGGCCAAGCCAGAAAAG TCTCTGCAACAAGAAGGTCACTTTCTCTTGCTCCATTTGCAAACAGAAAATGGAAGTCCCAGTTTCTTACAAAGTCTGCCAATTCCCCAGTAGCTAATGCAAGAATACTGGCAAG CCGAGTTTTACAGAGAAGTATTCATACAGTAGCcacaaaatcaaagaaaaagagAGCGGAGCAATATTGCATGTTTTACAACAGGTTTGGTAAATGCAATCGAGGAGATAAGTGTAAATATAGACATGACCCTGAAAAAGTGGCAGTATGTACAAG GTTTCTGCGTGGAACATGCTCCATTGTTGACTGCCCCTTTTCTCACAAAGTGGACAAGGAGAAAATGCCTGTCTGCTCATATTTCTTGAGAGGTGTCTGTAGCAGAGAGAACTGCCCGTACCTTCATGTTAAGGTCAACAAAAATGCTAAAGTTTGTCAGGATTTCCTACAGGGTTTTTGTTCAAAGGGGGCAAAG TGCACAAAGAGCCATACATTAGTTTGCCAAATGTTTGCTGCCACTGGATCTTGTCCAGATGGAGCTAAGTGTAAACTCCAGCACCGCAAACAGAAAACTAGGAAAAGGAAATCTGAGGCCATTGCCAG taGTTCAGTGGTGGAGGAACTGCTTGATGAACAAGAACCAGACTCGGAAAACTTAACTGTACCTGTGAAAGCCAAGAAACTACCAGCCTTTATTTCTATCAACAAGCCAACAAGAGGGGACCAAAATGTTGATGCTAGCATGCAAATGACCATAGAAAATTCAGGACAAACCAAAA agcTAAAGATAAAACCTGAGTTTTTATCCTGA